A window of Vigna radiata var. radiata cultivar VC1973A unplaced genomic scaffold, Vradiata_ver6 scaffold_111, whole genome shotgun sequence genomic DNA:
tttgctagtttcctgaAACAAAGTACCATGTCTGCAAGTTTCACCTTTTTTTAAGTTGACTCTGTACATCATGTCTTGCTAGTTGTTCAACCCTTGTTCTTTGCCTCTCATGACTCCTTTAAGTCAACCCACCTGTCCAAGTTCCCGTCCTACTTTGAAAACTAACTCACTAACATCATTGTTGCAACCTATCATCACTGTTGGCCAAAAGTGACTCGTCCAATATTACATGGCAAGTCCTTTTCATCAAGTCCTTCACCATCATCACTTAATACCGTGATCCATGATAATGAAGATTCTAGTTGGCCCATTGTTTTTTGAAAATGTACTCGTTCTACCTAGAATCCTCATCTTTTTAACAGTTTTCTAAGTTATTATCTGTTATTTCCTTCCTACTTCTCATTCTCTTactgttattataaaaaatgtgacTAAATCACTTGATTATCCTGGATGACAAAAATGGGGTGATATTTTGTCTCCTGTAGCAAAAATGATTATTATCCATTTTGCTATGCCAGCTCTCACCATTCACCTCTTCAACAAATTGGATAttaagaatgttttttttttcatagtgaTATGGAGGAAGACGCCTATGTGGAGCAATTACTTGGTTTTGTTACTCAGGAAGTTTGATTTGGTTTGTAAATTGAGATAGTCTCTCAAAGGTTTCAAGCAATCTCAAGTTGCTTGGTTggaaaatttatagaaaaatctTTGGGCTAAAATGCGGTTAGCAAATCATTCAGTCTTTTTCTTGTCATACATTTCCTAGAAAATGGGTTTATCTAATTGTGTATGTTAGTGATATAGTTATTAATATTGCTTACCAAGATTTGTGCAAATACTTTCAAACCAATGATCTTGGGTGTCTCAATTACTTTCTAGCCATTGAAGTGACTTGTTCGAACAAAGGTATTGTGATTTttcaaaggaaatatgttttaGGTATCGTGAAAGAAACATGAATGATTGTAGACTCGTGGATAGTCCTATGAATTCAAATAAGAAATTAGTGCCAGAACAAAGTGAGCTTTTCTAAAATCCAAGGAGTTACAGAAGATTTGTGCTGGCCTAAACTATCTTTTGCAGTTGGTGTGCTTAGTCATTTATGCAGGCTTCTCACGTTTATCACTGGAATGTTGTCCTACACATGCTCATCTACCTTAAAAATACATTTAGGGCAAGGTCTActatatgaagataaagaaaatatccAATATCTAGATATTTTCATGCTCTGATTGGGTGAAGTCTCCTACAGACAAACGTTCCACTGTTTGATATTCTGTTTTCATTGGAGGGAATATTATTTCTTGAAAGACCAAGAAATAAGATGTAGTTGTTCGATCAAGTGCTGAAGTTAAATATAGGGCAATTGCATCCGTCACTTGTGAACTTATGTAGATAGAACAATTTCTTCAAGAGCTGAGGTTTTTGTGAAAGTCAAAAAATGAGGATGTATTTAGATAATAAAAGAACTCTTCAAATGTTTCATGAGAGGACTTGAGagaatatcaaaatcaatttatatgtttaaagcTTGGAACATACAATTTTGTATGCTCTAGCTTGAGGTGTAGTAtgagaataatatatattatcttcTAAACAATGGTTGTTATCTAGTGCATCTATCCATAACCTAGAATCCTAGGGTAAActctattatatttttctctctccttaaACTTATGTTGTATGTCACACGAAACAAAGACCAAACTAGATTTCAAGCTTGTTCTTATCTGATCTATGGGGTacaaaatggaatcattctttttgtttttgtttcctaagAAAagcaatcaaacaataaaatggTTCCATGCCACTCACCATTAAACATCCAAACATCGTCCTTCGGATTATTGGTCTTTTTTTGTATAGCTTTAGCAATACGATTGAGCAGGTTTATTTACCTTTATCTCTTTTGGTAGGAGATAGTGTTTTTCCTTGCAGCTTTTGTTATCTGATGGTCAATCAATCTTCATCAGTCTAGTAGTTATGAATCCTAATAACTCTTTCTGAATTGACACAGGGATCATGATTGGACTTGGTTGAAGCTGGCTGATTGTTTTCTAAATTGTTTGAAATGTTTAccaatattataaagaaaattcagTGCACGTTCACAATGACTTGCACTTGTCCACACCGATAGTTGGCTGTCATTTCCCTCACACCTGAACAACATAATTCAGCAACAGTAGGGGTCTGGTATGTGTAGAATAAGAATTGAAAAGTTCCATTTACTTGTGGATACATATAGCTAGTTGTATTTATCATATTTGTACAGTTGTCttaggaaaaataaattttctcaaGTGTCATCAATGTTCTTAGATTCCTTCaatcatttttctaaataatttcgGGCCCAAACTACTAATAAGTGTGTAATCCTTACGTTATCGCACCAGCTGCTTTGATGTACACTTTACATTGAAATTACTCTGATAGTCACTGAGGTGCTGCAGCAAATGGAAATAGAACATGCTGAAATGCAATCTGggtattttagaaaaaaaaaaaaaaaaactattttgttaACGTAGTTTGTctgataaaagtaaaagaaaaagaaatgttgcAGCAAACTACCAAACTCCTGTACGGTAAGGACAAAAGCAATTTTCAGTGGAGTGGCAAAATGCTTATAGATTGGAAAGAACACCAACTCTATTTGGCATTAAATACTTCAGTAGTTCTAGCAACGAATGATGGACATACTAGCGGTTAATGTTTATCTACCTACGCAATGTTGTAAGTAGAccttaaattgatttttagtaTGAgtttattcttaataatatataaatatacaaattcatAAAGTTATTGTTTTAAAGGTTTGAGTTGAAGCTGATGtctatttcttttatgtaaATTTCTTAATGACTCATTAATATTACATATGTATATCTTTTATTGAAGAATCTAAATGTTGTTAGCTCTTTTGGAAGTTGTGATtctatttaatgattttgtgtgttttttttttttaatttatcatttattttgtttggtttaaattttttataagtttaaattggattaattttggcttttaatatttttttggaaGTATTGaataaatggaaaaataattaaaatcaattttaaatgtataagaCTTACTCTGTGTTATATAGCTAATGATagtataacatttaaaatatatagtaaaagtaaaaatttgtcTTGACAATTATAACTCAAATagttagagataaaaaaagttcattttaataaaatacttcTTTGTAAATAAGTACAACTTACGTTATAATTTCTACATAATAAAAGACATAAACATAAGTgatattacaaatattattttactttgaaaTAGTTAGCTCTTCAtaacattattttgaaattttaccTAAATGTgaatatctttcatttttattttttcagaatCCTTTGACTAACTTGTCTAACTTGTCGGAAATCATAGGAATACTTAACTGCGTAAATGAACGCATGACACAACTTAATAtaagttgtttttcattttagccaattatttattttgagaaagaaattgGTAGTTCAAAACTTATTAgctttgtttataatttttgtttacttaAATTGTTGTCACTAACTATTTGGTTGGGTTAatattttgaactttattttcattagttttatTCTAGACTTTTTTCGGTATTTAAAGTAgtcttaatttttgtaatttttgttcaattttagaTCGTTCAGGACATCGTATTCATGTCATCTATTATTACTCAATGAGGtgtaaatttttcatatatgtaACAAAGGTGACATGGAAGGTGGTAATTGAACGTGGTCACATCATCATTTTCAATCTCTCACCACCCAAAACCCTAGTCACATTAGAACAATCACTTCGTCATTCAACCATTGCGAAATTCGCCAGTCATCAAAACCCCCCACCACCATCTCTTTCAACCTCACAAATCAAGAAGTAGCATCCACAGCGAAATCCCAAAAATCACGAACCCTTACTCACAAAAAGCCCCAAATTGTGATATTTGTTTTCTCCTTTACGCCATCAaacctacaaaaaaaaaaacagaacccAAATCATAGAGAACCTCCACACCAAAACCCTCATTAACCACCACAATAGTTCGAGAGTACTACGAATCCTAAATCGCGAGATGCAATCCCACAAATCACGAACCTTAACTCACAAAAAGTCTTAAATCGCGagccaaataataataaaaaaaaacagaaccCAAATTGCAGATAACTATCACACAAAATCCTCGTTAATCACCGCGATAGCCACCGTAGTAGTTCGAGAGCATTGCAAAATCCCAAATTGTGAATCCTAAATCACAAGAGATTCTCCATATGTTTGAACCTGCAATCCCAAAAATCACAAACTCTAACTCGTAAAAGCCCCAAATTGTGAGATTTAAAAATCACAAACCCTAATTAGCAAAAGCCCCAAATTGTGAGATTTGTCTTCTCCACGCCATCAAaccttcaaaaaaaaaaatagaacccAAATCAAAAGAGCCACCACATCAGAACATAATCGCGAACCAAGCACCTGTCACATCCTTTCACACCTCTATCTTTGAACAACAACCTCCACCacaataaaaccctaattttgggtggaaGATGAAACTGTCACGTGGTATTCCCTCATTGGACAATTGTCACGTATATGAGAAACTTATACCTTATCTAGTTAACGTGGACATAGTGACGTTAACGACTTAgatgttatcataaaaaaatggccaaattaaacaaaaaaatacaaaaattgggACCACTTTAAACCTAATTGATGaaaattgggacaaaaaagGTATTAAACATAACTATTTAGTTGTATAATCAgactaattaaataaatcaaatgcGTTCatattcttatattaaaaatatgttgtctaAATGGGCCACTTGACCCGGCCCATCACAGGTTGGTCGAACCTGACTCAACCCACTAAaagttggtgggttaaacgggttggctcactgactcacttaattacaatatttttaaaataaaaaattacaaactttttataattcaaatataaataaatttcactcccaaaatgatgttaaactcaaaacaattcaaaataataaaaaaaagtacaatacaaTCCACTTATAATGAGTGGTATggtatttttaagattttataagataataaattaataaaaataaaattaggtgggttggtgggtcaatCCGACTCGCCACGGGTTCAACTTGAATGAGTCGAGTttaaatgagttgggttgaaaATTGGCCcacataaaaaatgtatttttttccaACTTAACTCGATCAAAACCCGTGGTGACTGAATTGGCCCGCGTATTGTAACTCATTTTTACAACTCTAACTAAAAATGactaatattctttttttaatttcatataaatatatccCATGTCCACAAAACAAGCATATGTTTTTTAGTGACTAAATTTCGAAGTAAGTAAGAGAATTggatcttttatatataaaataacaagaattttaagtatgagtttgagagtatttttgttataaaataacatgTGTATTTATAGGATATTAGGACATGTTAAAATTTATGTGATTTAAATAGACAATATAGTCTGTTatagatatattattaaaaaatattaatgactATTAAAgatgggttaaatatatttttagtccttcTGTATTGGAGTTTTAGTTCCTCCTTCAAAAGAAGgtacaatttaattctttaagtGTAGAAAACTTTAGTTTTAGTCCTCTAAAACTAACCACGTTAAAAATCTACTCATGTGAAAACTAataccatttttcttttctcaccttttctccctctctctccttTGTCTTTCTTGCATCTTCTACCCAACCTCCACCTCTTCAAAAACATCATTTACAATGCAAAACCTCCGCTTCCGTCTCCTCCGCTTCCGTCTCCTCCGCCTCCGCCTCCGCCTCCGCCTCTGACTCCGTCTTCACTTCCCGTTCCAATCATGTCGACATCGAACGGCCACCTCATTCCGATGCTTTCTCTTCCTCCATCGTGGGCCAAATGCGGATCCATGGAGGGTCATCAAGAGGTTATCAGTGGCTACGTGAACTCCGTGACTTGCTAAGATGGAAATAAACGCAATGCTTCCTCGTGTTTGTTCACTTTTTCTGCTTtctcaaaaatgaaaaagttgattACGAATTATAATGGATTAATTGTATTACAGTAGAGTTTTGCAGTAACTCTGGTTGTTTTCATCCTTTAGGTCTATCCATGTGTATGAATGCctgaaattttaattacttaaactGGNGCAGAAACGTTCTCGCACTATCATATGTGGAAGAAAAGATTCCAAGCGGAGTTTCAATGAAAATCGTTTGCGCTGTCAATTCCCTTGTCCAGAACGGATAGTAGTTTATTGAGACATAACTTTCTACAGCGTTTCCAGAACCCTACGATTTTTCTCAGGATTTCTTGTGATGGAGACTATATACTGCCAATTGTTGTAGGTAGGTGTCGCATGTAGAcgtgtttttttagtttgtttgacttttttcaaaaatttaacttttattaacttTGTGTCTTTGTTGGTTCAGGAAAGATTGCTATTGAGAAACTTATGGACGAGGAGTTTCAACGAGAAAATGaggtaattttaaaattggtcCTTGTGGTTGTTCAAGttgtgtttattattattattattattattatttattattatgattgatgcTTAGCATACGATGATATTACAGGATTGTCCTTATCAGTTCCAGTTTGTGAAAAATCTAGTTGGAAGATTAGACCATGAAGTATGAAGCTTAGCATTTCCACTTTATATTGATGCATGTGGATATGTTATCAATTcctgttgtttttcttttcatttaaattttgtttattctgATGCTTGCATTATAGGTGTAGTGAGATTGCTGCAACGAGTAGTATTTCACATCATTCTTTTAGCTTCCTTAATTTGCCTTGCATTCATGAGATTCTGCCTGTATGTAGGAGGATCATTGTCATTTTTCCTTGACCTTTCCATTATTATGCATTCTTCCTGATTACATGTATCTCTATGTGCCTAAAAATTGGCGTTGATCTtgaactcattttttttattaaacacccATTTACATTGAATTCATTTTTCAAATGCAAATTtggtattaaataaataattcaaccCAATTTACACTTTCAGGTGATAATGGTGAGAATTACAGAGAGTGGTCAGCACTTTGCTAGATTGTACATTAGCCAGGTTTTGAAAGCTATTCaactcataaataataaaacaccTCTATTTTATGTTCTTTCATTATAAAACTTAATTCTTTCAGCCAGGGAAAAGTGATCTTATCAGTGTGGATGCACGTCCCTCAGATGCTATCATCGTTGCAAATAGATGCAAGGTATGAATTCTATGTTAACCTTGCCAATATTTGTTATCAAAACTTATGTTGAGCAAGAATCAACAAAAACTATAGTTCATCTATTCTTATGCAAAACTCCTAGTAATATGCATTATGTACATAAATGATGGAAAATGCACTTGTATGATTTTAAAGTTGATTTGTGCAGGTTCCGATATATGTAAGtaaagaaattgttttcacGATGCTATTCGAATTGGTTATGGAATGGAAGACGAAGCATCGGAATGAGGTGGCTGTTCGATGTCAACGTGATTGGAAGGGGAAGTGGAGACGGAGTCGGAGGTGGAGGCAGAGGTAGAAGAGACAGAAAGAACTGGAGGCGGAGGTAGGGATCTATGGTGGCTTGCATTGTAAATGATGTTTTTGCTGAGGTGGAGGTTGGGTGAAAGATGGAAGAAAGTCGAAGGAGAGAGAGGGACAAAaggtgagaaaagaaaaattgtgagTTTTCCATTAGACACATCAGTAGATTTTTAACGGAGTTAGTTTTagaagactaaaaccaaaattttctaaagttgaaggactaaattgtaccttactttgagaaagaaactaaaaccaaaatcgtcctaAAATAGAGAgactaaacatatttaacctattaaagatataataaaattactcaAATTTAATAAAGGATCGTTATAGCCGTATCATTTAACACATTTGGATCGAAcgaaactaaaaataaagtgaatctTAGTGTGAATTGGTTAATATGAGACAATCAAATGTGCAATCTCATTAAAAGGAAATAGTTTTTACATTatcaataaaatgtaataaatccTTCTTAAAGAAAACATTGAACAAAATTCAAGATTATTACAAGTAACTTTCCCAGATTAGAAGACTACGGTCAAaactaatacaaaatattaactGTATGATTAATTTGCAATAACCAACCTATGTAAACAAAATACATctaacacacacaaaaaaaatacaactacatttaactttttaatatttttagtgtttattcttttatgctttataatatatatcttgccaaattattataaatcttttcctttttgaagTTTGATTCTAATCAGAATTGTCTCTCTCATCTATTTTCCCCAAGAAAGTTGTatctattatttcattttatctaCTTGtagctaaaaataaaaatctagaaGGCTTTAGCTCTTAGTAATgggagaaaattaaaaaatttatagttaGGGGTGTCTTTATGCAATTGTAGATAGAAATGACAATGTGAATATTTGATGTGTTATCATTTTTACTATAGTagaatttttaagaaaaatttaaagcaGAATTCAACATAGTTCAAAGTTGGTATAAATTAAATCCATGAAAATCTATTGCTTATAAGTGTGTATATATAactaatcattatttttattatcatattttgcGAAATCTCTCAACTTCATTCAAATCTCATTTTAGAGTTTAATACTTCAATTGAAATTACAAACTCTTCATAAGAGAGTtgaataatcttttaaaaaccttttgtaaaatcattctaaaaaaaatatataagaacaaTCTATTTGTTATGTGCAAACCGTGTTTGTGGGGAATAtaagtgaaagagaaagaataatgGAGGAAGTaaagtgtaatttttattattgaaaactgATGTACATGCAACGTATACAACAGAGAAGTTACTCTCTGACTATAATCGAAAAGTAGTTAACAACGGTTAtagttttactttaaaatatttcaacacTCCCCTCTTAAAGCAAAACTATTACATGATCTAATTCCAAGACAATCTCTAAGCTTCATGAATTTGTTTTGACGAAGAGCCTTGGTAAAGATATCAACAATTTGATCTTTTGTGGAACAGTACACCAATTCTAGCTTTCTTTTGTTAACCTGCTCTCTCAAATAATGGAATCTGGTTTTTATATGTTTACTTCTCCCATGTGAGATGGGATTTTTAGACAAATTAATGGCAGACCTGTTATCTATCAGCAAACGAATTGGCTTGcaacaatcaatcatcaattcaTCCAACACGGTTTCTATCCAGGCACACTGACATGCAGTTTCTGAAGACGCTATATACTCAGCTTCGCAGGAAGAGAGAGCTACGACACTTTCCTTCTTCCAGCACCAGCTGAATGATGCTCCCATGTACTTGAGTATGTAACCGAACGTACTTTTCTTGCCAATCTGATCTCCACTCCAGTCTGCGTCGCTCCAAGCCTCTAATGTTCCTTTCACGCCGTCAAACTTCTTTGGGTAGAAGACACCATAGTCTGTTGTACCCTTTAGGTATCGTAATATATGTTTTGCAGTGGCGAGATATGATTGTCTGGGGTCTCCCATGAATCTGCTGATCAACCCAACACCATAACAAATATCTGCTCTATTATTACACACATACCTGAAAGATCCTAAAATCTGTTTGAACAAGGTGGCATCAACCTTCTGATCATCATCTTGGAAGGACAGCTTGGTGTTGGCAATAACCGGTATGCTTGCACTGTTACAGTCTTCCAATCCAAATCGCTTCAATATTTCACCAACATATCTGCTTTGATGAATAAGCATTCCATCAGGTGTGCGTAGAAACTCCAGCCCGAGGAAATATCCTAGACTGCCAAGGTCCGTCATAACAAAATCTCCTTTAATCTTTGTTTAAAATTCTTCTATAGCTTCTGTAGAGCTTCCTGTAACGAGTAAATCATCTACTTAGAGGCAAACTAGCAAAACACCTCTGATTTAATCTTTTTGCACATAGATTTTGAACTCAACAGTACACTTGCGAAATCCAGAATTGATCAGCCAAGCATCGATGTGTGTATTCCAGGCGCGGGGTGCCTGCCTCAACCCATATAAAGCTTTGTTTAGCTTATAAACTTTCCATTCTTCACCATCCTTTTCAAACCCAGGTGGCTGGGTAAAATAGACTTCTTCCTGAAGAGGTCTATTCAAGAACACAGACATCACATCTATTTGGCATGTATCCCATCCTTTCAGATTTGCTACTCCAGCCACAAGCCTCACAGTCTCCAATCTCGCAACTGGAGTAAATACATTAGAGAAATCAACACCAGGCCTTTGCAGGAACACCTTAGCAACTAATCTGGCTTTCAGTTTAGCTACACTTCCATCTGGCttgtatttcattttgaaaatccaCTTGACCTCCATAGCCTGTTTCTATCGAGGAAGCTCCATCATTTCCCATGTTCCATTCTTTTCAATAGCTCTTAActcttctttcatttcttgtttccattcttccatcttAATTGCTTGTTCCCACGTCAACGTTTTAGTGTCAGCCAACAAAGCATAATGAGCTAGATCGCCAGTTTCATCAATCTCATTATCCATGAACACCTCGTGATCGGCTAATCCTTTTGATGGGAATCTGGTTTTGCGAGATCTTCTATTGTTTGCTTCTTGGTCAGCTGTGACTTGTGTGACTTCCTTGGCTTTCTCAGGTTTCTTGTCTTCAAGCAGACTAGACACGACACTTTCACCGATTGTCTTTGCATCCACCCAGTTGAATGTAGCTGTTTTGTCCACCAGAACATCTTTGCTGATCTCTATTTCATTCTTCCTTGGATTATACAACCTGTATGACCCTATTGGATGAAAGCCTACCAATATGTAGACTTCACTCTTGTTTGCCAGCTTCTTTCTCTTCACGTCCGGTACATGCTTGAAACACACAGATCCGAAGATTTTCAGGTTGGAGACAGATGGTTTGATCCCTGTCCATGCTTCTTCTAGTGTGCAATCTGCTAAAGCTTTTATAGGACATCTATTCAACAAATAGGCTGCCGTGGAAACAGCCTCTCCCCATAGGCTATGCGGAAGCTTCTTCCCTTTGAGTAAGCACCTTGTCATTTCAACTAGAGTCCTGTTTCCCCTCTCTACGACGCCATTTTGCTGAGGCGTATACTGAGCTATGACTTCATGAGTGATACCTTTTCCATCGCAGAACTCGTTCATTTCTCCAGAATTGAACTCTCAACCTCCATCAGTTCTTAAAATCTTCACTCGCATGCCCGATTGACGCTCAACCAATGtacaaaatttcacaaaatatgagaagaattctcttttctcttttaacaaGTAAATCCATAATTTCCTAGTCCATTCATCAACAAAGAGTAGGAAGTATTTATTACCTCCGAATGTTGTTACTTCAAAAGATTCACAAACATTTGAATACACAACTCCCAGTGGTTGTTTGGCTCGTTTTGATGCAGCATGCTTGAACCTCGATCTAGTTTGCTTGCCCATCGCGCATCCTTCGCAGATCTTATTAGGAATACTTATTAGGGGTACACCCCTAACCAGATTTTTGCTATTTAACAGACTTAAACTCTTAAAGCTTAAGTGACCGAGCCTGTAATGCCACATCTAACTCTCTTCATCAACATTTATTGAAGATAAACATTGGATTGCGGATGCATCCAGATTCACCTTGAATGTCCTGTTCTTTGACAACGGGGCCTTGATCACCAAGCGTTTTCTTCTATCAAACACTTCTAAAGAATTCTCATGCATGGACATGATGTAACCTTTCTCGAGTAGCTGCCCAAGACTCAACAAATTACTCTTCATTGAGGGAACGAAGAACACATCGTCCACATAAGCTACTCCTCCATTCTTGCATGTGATCAACACTCGGCCAACTCCTTCTGCCGTTATGGTGTTGTTGTCGGCAAACCTTATACTGCTCTTTTTCTTCATATCCAGATCAACCAGCCATTCTCTTTTCCCAGTCATGTGATTGGAGCACCCGATATCAAGATACCAACTCATATCATTCTCTGCATGCTTGTGATTATTACTGGACATCATAACTCGTTCATCTTTTAAACTCATTGCTGCATGTCGCGTTTCATGTGTATCTGACACGTATTATGTTCAACTTCCCCGCGTGTCTTCTTGATCAGCTTTATCTGGAACCAACACGTATCTCCTATTTCTGCAACACCTGTCTTCCACCTTCAGGCAATCATTGCCCTCATCTTGAATATCATTTACAACGCTCATCAATACTACATGTTCTGATTCAGAATCGTAGATATCTTGTGCCAAATTAGTTGTGTACATCGTTCTTACTTTTCTTGGCCGAATCATTGTGCCAACATTCAGAAGAGTAGTGTCCATACCTTCTGCACGTGAAGCACTGAATATTACGTTTGTTTGTTCCTTTTCTGCCTCTCTTGAGTTTTTACCACCACAATTACCTCCTTCCTGTTGTTCATCTCCGTCTTCCTCACCATTTTGTTCAGAAGATTTCTAGTTTCTTCCTCCGTTGCGACCACCTCGGCCGCGCGATCTCCCACGACCTCTGCCACGAGTCTTGAAGGTTTGTTTCGATCTTTCCTGCAGTGCCTGACTCGTTGCTTGCGTTGCAGCTTTCTCTGCATTTTTACTTTCCAGCAACCTCTGCTCATGTGCCACGAGCGAGTTCTGCAGCTCCTCAATTTTCAATGTTTCCAAGTCCTTGCACTCCTCAATGGTGATCACAATATGATCATACTGTGGCGTCAACGTGCGTAGAATCTTTTCGATGATCTTTCTATCCTTTACAACTTTCCCGCAAGCTCTCATATCATTGACAAAAGCTTGTATCCTTCCTACATAATCTGTCACTGTTTCTTCCTCACCCATGCCAAAAAGCTCATACTGCCGTTGGAGAGACTGCAAGAGTACCTTTTTAACCTCGGAGTTGCCAAACGCATCTTGAAGGATATCCCATACTTCTTTGGCTGTAGCAGCTTTCGATACTTTCTGAAACATAGCCGGAGAGATGCACTGGTGTAACAGCATCATTGTTTTGCAATCAGGACGCCAATTCTCTTTATACTGTTTCTTCACCGTTTTTGAATCATTTTCCAAGGGTTCTTGAAGTCCTTTCTTCACCACTTCATCTACTTCTTGAAACCCTAAGATGACCTCCATCTTCACGCA
This region includes:
- the LOC106754528 gene encoding uncharacterized protein LOC106754528, which produces MAGLIHNNFPVFDGKDYDDWCVKMEVILGFQEVDEVVKKGLQEPLENDSKTVKKQYKENWRPDCKTMMLLHQCISPAMFQKVSKAATAKEVWDILQDAFGNSEVKKVLLQSLQRQYELFGMGEEETVTDYVGRIQAFVNDMRACGKVVKDRKIIEKILRTLTPQYDHIVITIEECKDLETLKIEELQNSLVAHEQRLLESKNAEKAATQATSQALQERSKQTFKTRGRGRGRSRGRGGRNGGRN